From a region of the Vaginimicrobium propionicum genome:
- the gluQRS gene encoding tRNA glutamyl-Q(34) synthetase GluQRS: MTGRFAPSPTSDLHLGNLRTALLAWLFARSTNQDFILRIEDLDAQRVAAAPGAAQRQISDLAKLGLDWDQDIQYQSQHFDRYREFAAKLDTYECFCTRREIAAAVGAPHGDYRPYPGTCAHLTEKERASRRLTRKPAIRVRAGSPTFTVYDRHAGQISAVVDDFVLFRADGAPAYNLAVVVDDGLSKVSQVVRGHDLLDSSPRQAWLATQLGFKVPEYIHVSLAVTASGNRLAKRDGAVTLNQLSDHGIDVVGVHRQLCRSIGLPPADSPCQLLANLPKIWWANPKIWQDWVVKPRFG; this comes from the coding sequence GTGACTGGTCGTTTTGCCCCTTCCCCAACTTCTGATCTTCACCTTGGGAATTTAAGAACTGCCCTGCTGGCTTGGCTCTTCGCTCGATCGACTAATCAAGACTTCATTTTACGGATCGAAGACCTTGATGCTCAGCGGGTCGCGGCAGCCCCAGGGGCGGCTCAACGCCAGATATCTGACTTAGCAAAACTTGGCTTGGATTGGGATCAAGATATTCAATACCAGTCTCAGCATTTTGATCGCTACCGTGAATTCGCCGCAAAACTAGATACTTATGAGTGTTTTTGCACTCGCCGCGAAATTGCTGCTGCGGTTGGGGCGCCCCACGGTGATTACCGACCTTATCCTGGGACTTGCGCCCATTTAACCGAAAAAGAACGTGCGTCACGCCGTCTCACCCGAAAACCGGCAATTCGAGTGCGCGCTGGTAGCCCCACTTTTACCGTCTATGATCGCCACGCCGGTCAGATCAGCGCGGTCGTAGACGATTTCGTGCTTTTCAGAGCAGACGGGGCACCCGCCTATAATTTGGCGGTAGTCGTCGATGACGGGCTATCAAAAGTCAGCCAAGTAGTGCGCGGGCACGATCTGCTCGATTCATCCCCTAGACAAGCATGGTTGGCTACCCAGCTCGGATTCAAAGTACCCGAATATATTCATGTTTCTCTAGCAGTAACCGCATCCGGTAATCGGCTAGCAAAACGTGATGGCGCTGTGACTCTAAACCAGTTAAGCGATCACGGCATAGACGTAGTGGGGGTTCACAGACAGTTGTGCCGTTCAATCGGGTTGCCGCCAGCCGATAGTCCATGTCAACTGCTCGCGAATCTACCTAAAATTTGGTGGGCAAACCCGAAAATTTGGCAAGATTGGGTGGTTAAGCCACGCTTTGGGTAA
- a CDS encoding FKBP-type peptidyl-prolyl cis-trans isomerase has product MHSKRLFIAAGVFALVFGLTSCSQATPEPGVSGSPSAGASAPSEAKKVDSIDHIKVSENFGEAPEVTEANYPFKVDETMSRVIVEGSGREIPDETANVELNYVGIDARSGETFDSSFQRGSSVVFPLDGVVKGFSKGLVGKTEGSRVLIAITSADGYPQGNPQAGIEAGDTLLFVVDVIRTQYDGPQGEAKAAPAGMPKVSEKDGKPVIDIAGAKEPSEVKTAVLVAGSGRALGESDALTSHAMCVSWAGQEYYSDFGKKPATDAKASQSPPLAPLFDALVGQHEGSRVLVTLPGATAYPHGNPNPSLAPNTAVACVVDILFTQSVA; this is encoded by the coding sequence GTGCATTCCAAGCGTTTATTTATAGCTGCGGGCGTATTTGCGCTCGTCTTTGGGCTAACTTCTTGCTCTCAGGCCACTCCAGAACCTGGAGTATCAGGCTCTCCTTCAGCTGGTGCCAGTGCGCCGAGCGAAGCCAAGAAAGTTGATTCTATTGATCACATCAAAGTTTCTGAGAACTTCGGCGAGGCGCCTGAAGTAACTGAGGCGAATTATCCGTTCAAAGTCGATGAAACTATGTCTCGCGTCATCGTTGAAGGTTCAGGTCGCGAAATTCCTGATGAAACAGCCAATGTGGAATTGAATTACGTCGGTATCGACGCGCGTAGCGGCGAGACTTTCGATTCATCTTTCCAGCGTGGCTCATCGGTAGTTTTTCCACTCGACGGAGTGGTTAAAGGATTCTCGAAAGGCTTAGTAGGAAAGACTGAAGGATCCAGGGTACTAATTGCTATTACGTCTGCTGACGGCTATCCGCAGGGCAACCCGCAAGCAGGTATTGAGGCAGGGGATACCTTACTTTTCGTAGTCGATGTAATTCGTACCCAATATGACGGTCCGCAAGGTGAGGCCAAGGCTGCCCCTGCTGGAATGCCAAAGGTTAGCGAGAAAGACGGCAAGCCGGTCATTGATATTGCCGGCGCTAAAGAACCTAGCGAGGTTAAAACTGCTGTTCTTGTTGCCGGATCAGGACGGGCACTAGGTGAATCCGATGCTTTAACCTCGCATGCAATGTGCGTTTCTTGGGCTGGCCAAGAGTATTACAGTGACTTCGGTAAAAAACCAGCCACCGATGCTAAAGCAAGTCAATCACCGCCGTTAGCTCCGCTTTTCGATGCGCTGGTTGGCCAGCATGAAGGTAGTCGTGTATTGGTGACACTGCCGGGAGCGACTGCTTACCCGCACGGCAACCCGAACCCATCTCTAGCCCCGAACACTGCAGTGGCTTGTGTAGTGGATATTTTGTTTACCCAAAGCGTGGCTTAA
- a CDS encoding pseudouridine synthase, translating to MSEQEGIRLQKVLAQAGVASRRASEEMIAEGRVEVNGETVLVQGRRVDPERDEIRVDGSRIPTARRHVYYVLNKPRGVVSTMDDPQGRHTLAEYVPSRTRLFHVGRLDTDTEGLILLTNDGEFTHRMTHPSYEVPKTYLVECEGYLDNPVLKRLRKPMVLDDGPVKADRINLVMRGEARSLVEVTIHEGRNRIVRRMFDAIAHPVRRLSRTQIGSVKLGQLGVGQTRELSRDELGQLLDLIGL from the coding sequence ATGAGTGAGCAAGAGGGGATTCGCCTCCAAAAGGTGCTCGCCCAGGCTGGCGTGGCAAGCCGTAGAGCTAGCGAAGAGATGATTGCTGAAGGCCGAGTCGAAGTTAACGGTGAGACGGTTCTCGTCCAAGGTCGGCGAGTCGATCCGGAGCGAGACGAAATCCGCGTTGATGGCTCACGCATCCCAACTGCTCGCCGGCACGTTTACTATGTGTTAAATAAGCCGCGAGGAGTAGTCTCCACCATGGATGATCCGCAAGGCCGTCACACTTTGGCTGAATATGTTCCCAGCCGTACCCGACTTTTCCATGTTGGACGTCTGGACACGGATACTGAAGGGCTGATTCTGCTAACCAATGATGGCGAGTTTACTCATCGTATGACCCACCCGAGCTACGAGGTTCCCAAAACCTATCTAGTGGAGTGCGAAGGTTATCTAGATAATCCGGTGCTTAAGCGGTTACGCAAACCAATGGTGCTAGACGACGGGCCGGTCAAAGCGGATCGAATCAATCTAGTGATGCGTGGCGAGGCGCGTTCTTTGGTTGAGGTGACTATTCACGAGGGGCGGAATCGCATTGTGCGGCGGATGTTCGATGCTATCGCCCACCCGGTTCGTCGACTCTCCCGTACTCAAATCGGATCGGTAAAGTTAGGACAGCTAGGTGTTGGCCAAACTAGGGAACTAAGCCGCGACGAGCTTGGTCAGCTTTTAGACCTTATCGGACTATAG
- the scpB gene encoding SMC-Scp complex subunit ScpB — MSDLAPKIEALLIVATEPVTRTAIAAATDSDPQEVGRVLRELADFYDETGRGFQLRNIAGGWQLATRQSQAEVVKRWVVEGQENKLTQASLETLAVIAYMQPVSRSRVSAVRGVNVDGVVRTLISRGLVEQIDSNEPNGASLVKTTDYFLERLGLASLADLPPIAPLLPQASELEAELASLHDDNEIGEDDE, encoded by the coding sequence ATGAGTGATCTAGCGCCAAAAATTGAGGCGCTACTTATCGTTGCTACTGAGCCAGTTACTCGCACAGCGATAGCAGCGGCTACCGATTCTGACCCGCAAGAAGTAGGGCGTGTGCTGCGCGAATTAGCTGATTTCTATGATGAAACTGGACGTGGTTTTCAGCTACGCAATATTGCTGGCGGCTGGCAGTTGGCTACTCGCCAATCTCAGGCTGAAGTGGTCAAACGTTGGGTTGTAGAAGGCCAAGAGAATAAATTAACTCAAGCAAGTTTGGAAACTTTGGCAGTTATCGCCTACATGCAGCCGGTTAGCCGCTCTCGGGTTTCAGCAGTTCGTGGCGTCAATGTTGACGGGGTGGTTCGCACCCTTATATCCAGGGGATTAGTTGAACAGATTGATTCTAACGAGCCTAATGGGGCGAGTTTGGTGAAAACGACCGACTATTTTCTTGAACGTCTTGGCTTGGCCTCGCTAGCAGATTTACCGCCGATTGCTCCACTGCTGCCCCAAGCCAGTGAATTAGAAGCAGAATTGGCCTCGTTACATGACGATAATGAAATAGGAGAAGACGATGAGTGA